A genomic region of Arachis hypogaea cultivar Tifrunner chromosome 5, arahy.Tifrunner.gnm2.J5K5, whole genome shotgun sequence contains the following coding sequences:
- the LOC112801220 gene encoding uncharacterized protein isoform X2 → MLAMEIAETPKSPLDLDRFAADSFVIHIDAFSSSSPTTTAAATTTATTPPPNNNPRITLQRSLSRKGSQRGGERKVNGNATLHDKDTATSSPKVGGSCTPEKAALLGVGSIDHSINPHIHHQIPVTPTGTTAAESAKSLTRRNSFRRSSLWALDPRRVLLFFATLSSMGTMLLIYFTLAISKQNSDD, encoded by the exons ATGCTCGCGATGGAAATAGCAGAAACTCCTAAGTCG CCTCTGGATTTGGATCGCTTTGCTGCCGATAGCTTTGTCATTCACATCGATGCCTTCTCTTCCTCTTCCCCCACCACCACtgccgccgccaccaccaccgcTACCACTCCTCCTCCTAATAATAATCCCAGAATCACG TTGCAGAGGAGCCTTTCTAGGAAAGGATCTCAGCGTGGGGGCGAGAGGAAGGTGAATGGAAATGCAACACTTCATGATAAGGATACTGCTACATCCTCACCAAAAG TTGGTGGGTCATGCACGCCCGAAAAGGCCGCACTACTGGGAGTAGGGTCCATCGATCATTCCATCAACCCACACATCCATCATCAGATTCCTGTAACACCCACCGGCACCACCGCTGCCGAAAGTGCCAAATCTCTTACTCGTAGAAATAGTTTCCGACGCTCTTCTTTGTGGGCCCTTGACCCTAGAAGGGTACTCCTGTTCTTCGCTACCTT GTCAAGCATGGGAACAATGTTGCTGATATACTTCACTCTTGCAATCAGTAAGCAAAATTCAGATGACTGA
- the LOC112801220 gene encoding uncharacterized protein isoform X3: MLAMEIAETPKSPLDLDRFAADSFVIHIDAFSSSSPTTTAAATTTATTPPPNNNPRITRSLSRKGSQRGGERKVNGNATLHDKDTATSSPKAVGGSCTPEKAALLGVGSIDHSINPHIHHQIPVTPTGTTAAESAKSLTRRNSFRRSSLWALDPRRVLLFFATLSSMGTMLLIYFTLAISKQNSDD, translated from the exons ATGCTCGCGATGGAAATAGCAGAAACTCCTAAGTCG CCTCTGGATTTGGATCGCTTTGCTGCCGATAGCTTTGTCATTCACATCGATGCCTTCTCTTCCTCTTCCCCCACCACCACtgccgccgccaccaccaccgcTACCACTCCTCCTCCTAATAATAATCCCAGAATCACG AGGAGCCTTTCTAGGAAAGGATCTCAGCGTGGGGGCGAGAGGAAGGTGAATGGAAATGCAACACTTCATGATAAGGATACTGCTACATCCTCACCAAAAG CAGTTGGTGGGTCATGCACGCCCGAAAAGGCCGCACTACTGGGAGTAGGGTCCATCGATCATTCCATCAACCCACACATCCATCATCAGATTCCTGTAACACCCACCGGCACCACCGCTGCCGAAAGTGCCAAATCTCTTACTCGTAGAAATAGTTTCCGACGCTCTTCTTTGTGGGCCCTTGACCCTAGAAGGGTACTCCTGTTCTTCGCTACCTT GTCAAGCATGGGAACAATGTTGCTGATATACTTCACTCTTGCAATCAGTAAGCAAAATTCAGATGACTGA
- the LOC112801220 gene encoding uncharacterized protein isoform X1, whose product MLAMEIAETPKSPLDLDRFAADSFVIHIDAFSSSSPTTTAAATTTATTPPPNNNPRITLQRSLSRKGSQRGGERKVNGNATLHDKDTATSSPKAVGGSCTPEKAALLGVGSIDHSINPHIHHQIPVTPTGTTAAESAKSLTRRNSFRRSSLWALDPRRVLLFFATLSSMGTMLLIYFTLAISKQNSDD is encoded by the exons ATGCTCGCGATGGAAATAGCAGAAACTCCTAAGTCG CCTCTGGATTTGGATCGCTTTGCTGCCGATAGCTTTGTCATTCACATCGATGCCTTCTCTTCCTCTTCCCCCACCACCACtgccgccgccaccaccaccgcTACCACTCCTCCTCCTAATAATAATCCCAGAATCACG TTGCAGAGGAGCCTTTCTAGGAAAGGATCTCAGCGTGGGGGCGAGAGGAAGGTGAATGGAAATGCAACACTTCATGATAAGGATACTGCTACATCCTCACCAAAAG CAGTTGGTGGGTCATGCACGCCCGAAAAGGCCGCACTACTGGGAGTAGGGTCCATCGATCATTCCATCAACCCACACATCCATCATCAGATTCCTGTAACACCCACCGGCACCACCGCTGCCGAAAGTGCCAAATCTCTTACTCGTAGAAATAGTTTCCGACGCTCTTCTTTGTGGGCCCTTGACCCTAGAAGGGTACTCCTGTTCTTCGCTACCTT GTCAAGCATGGGAACAATGTTGCTGATATACTTCACTCTTGCAATCAGTAAGCAAAATTCAGATGACTGA
- the LOC112801220 gene encoding uncharacterized protein isoform X4, which produces MLAMEIAETPKSPLDLDRFAADSFVIHIDAFSSSSPTTTAAATTTATTPPPNNNPRITRSLSRKGSQRGGERKVNGNATLHDKDTATSSPKVGGSCTPEKAALLGVGSIDHSINPHIHHQIPVTPTGTTAAESAKSLTRRNSFRRSSLWALDPRRVLLFFATLSSMGTMLLIYFTLAISKQNSDD; this is translated from the exons ATGCTCGCGATGGAAATAGCAGAAACTCCTAAGTCG CCTCTGGATTTGGATCGCTTTGCTGCCGATAGCTTTGTCATTCACATCGATGCCTTCTCTTCCTCTTCCCCCACCACCACtgccgccgccaccaccaccgcTACCACTCCTCCTCCTAATAATAATCCCAGAATCACG AGGAGCCTTTCTAGGAAAGGATCTCAGCGTGGGGGCGAGAGGAAGGTGAATGGAAATGCAACACTTCATGATAAGGATACTGCTACATCCTCACCAAAAG TTGGTGGGTCATGCACGCCCGAAAAGGCCGCACTACTGGGAGTAGGGTCCATCGATCATTCCATCAACCCACACATCCATCATCAGATTCCTGTAACACCCACCGGCACCACCGCTGCCGAAAGTGCCAAATCTCTTACTCGTAGAAATAGTTTCCGACGCTCTTCTTTGTGGGCCCTTGACCCTAGAAGGGTACTCCTGTTCTTCGCTACCTT GTCAAGCATGGGAACAATGTTGCTGATATACTTCACTCTTGCAATCAGTAAGCAAAATTCAGATGACTGA